The following nucleotide sequence is from Paracrocinitomix mangrovi.
CTCCAAGTGAAAAATTATCTGTAAGTGCAAAATGAACCTCCGGGCCGTATAAATGAACCATTGCATAATGCTCCTTTTTTGTAATAGGTAAAGCATTATTTGTAAAATAATACCTGGTAGTAAAAGGCCCCACCTCCCTGAAGTTTCCTGATGCAATCTCTTCTTCTTCTACAGTTCTAATTGATCTAATATCCGATTTAGGTAGATAAATCATACCCAGATCATCAGTTACAATCAGCACTTCTCGGCCATCATCCTTTAGGATTTTACCCACATACTCCATCCCGTTTTGTTTAACGACTTTATAAACCTTTGACGTGTCTCTTTCAACTTGTCCAAATCCTAGAAAAGAAGAAGTCAAGAATACACATAATATGAATGCTGATCTCACTAACATAATGGCAAATGTAAGAAAATGGGGACCTGACTTTTAATGACTTAGATCATTTTCCGCATTGAATTATATCAAATTACTATTTTTAGTCTTCTTATAAAAATCAACACATGAGATATTTGAGCTTTGCATTGATCTTTTTTTCTACGATTCTTTCGATTGCACAAGAAACGTCTTACTCACAAATTTCAAATGCATTAGAATTTAGATGCATAGGTCCTTTCAGAGGAGGAAGATCAGCAGCAGTTACCGGTGTACCGGGAAAACCTATGACATTTTACATGGGAAGTACAGGTGGAGGAGTTTGGAAAACCGAAAACGGAGGCAATAGCTGGAAAAATATTTCAGACGGATACTTTGGCGGATCTATTGGATCAATAGCGGTAAGCAAATCAAACAACAGTGTATTGTATGTAGGAGGTGGTGAAGTAACAGTGAGAGGAAATGTTTCTTACGGTTATGGAATGTATAAATCTGTGAATGGAGGAAGAAGTTGGACACACATTGGATTAGAAAAATCAAGACATATTCCTAGAATTTGTATTGATCCTTTTAACCCTGAAATTGTTTATGCTGCTGTTTTAGGAGACTTATACAAATCAACTGAAGAAAGGGGTGTATACAAATCTGTTGATGGCGGAAAAAATTGGAACAAAGTACTTTTTAGCAATAAAGATGCAGGTGCTGTGGATTTGGTAATGGACCCTGAAGATCCAAATATCTTATACGCTTCAACATGGAATGTCAGAAGAAGTCCTTACGATTTTTCTAGTGGTGGTGAAGGTTCAGCCCTTTGGAAAACAACTGATGGAGGTGAAAACTGGACCGAAATATCAAAAAATGAAGGATTTCCTGAAGGCACATTGGGGATTATTGGAATTAGCGTTTCTCCTGTAAACCCTGAAAGAGTATGGTCAATTGTTGAAGCCAAAGAAGGTGGTGTTTACAAATCTGATGACGGAGCAAAAACCTGGACCAAAACAAATGATGATCGTAATTTAAGACAAAGAGCATGGTATTATTCCAGAATATATGCAGACACAAAAGATGAAGACAAGGTATATGTTATGAACGTAGCTTATCATGTTTCATCAGATGGTGGTAAAACATTTAATCAACACTATGCTCCACATGGCGATCATCACGATTTATGGATTGCTCCTGAAGATCCTCAAAGAATGATTATCGGAGATGACGGAGGAGCACAGATTACTTTTGATGGAGGTAATAATTGGAGCACCTATCACAATCAACCTACAGCTCAGTTTTACAGAGTTACCACAGACAATTCTTTTCCCTATAGAGTTTATGGGGCTCAACAAGACAATTCAACAATTAGAATTAGACACAGAGTATCAGGAGGACAAATAGGAAGAGGAGCATGGGAAGCAACTGCCGGAGGAGAAAGCGCACATATAGCCGTAGATCCAGAAAATGATGACATAGTTTATGGAGGAAGTTATGGAGGATTTTTAACCAGAAAAAATCATGACAATGATCAAAACAGATCAATCAATGTATGGCCGGACAACCCAATCGGTTATGGAGCTGAAGGAATGAAATATCGTTTTCAGTGGAATTTCCCTGTATTCTTTTCACCTCATGATTCTAAAAAATTATATGCGGCATCAAATCATCTGCATGTCTCAACAAATGGAGGAGAAAGCTGGAAAGTAATCAGCCCTGATTTAACTAGAAATGACACAAGCAAATTAGGACCTTCTGGCGGACCAATTACTAAAGACAATACGGGTGTTGAATATTACTGTACAATTTTTGCTGCAGTTGAATCTCCTTATGAAAAAGACTTATTGTGGACAGGATCAGACGACGGACTGATTCAACGTTCAACTGACGGAGGTAATGGATGGGTAAATGTAACACCTTCTGATTTACCTGAATGGTCAATGATAAACAGTATTGAAGTTGACCCTTTTAACAAAGGAGGATTGTACGTGGCAGCAACCAGTTATAAAATGGGAGATTACAAACCATACTTGTACCACACCAAAGATTATGGTAAAAGCTGGGAAAAAATTGTAAACGGAATTGAAGAAGAACACTTTACAAGAGTAATTAGAGCCGACCCAAAAAGACAAGGGTTATTATACGCAGGAACTGAGAGTGGATTATACATTTCAATTGATGACGGTAAAAAATGGGAAAAATTCCAGCAAAATTTACCGATAGTTCCAATCACCGATTTACATATAAAAGACAATGATTTAATTGTTGCAACGCAGGGGAGAAGTTTTTGGATTTTAGACGATCTGCACTTAATCCATCAATACCTGGATAAAAAGCCATGGGATTTGCATTTGTACAAACCTGAAAACGCTTATGCTTTAAGAGGATCTTCTAAAACAAGTAATACTGCCGGAACAAATCATAGCGGAGGAGTGAGGGTTCATTATTATTTGGAAAAAGAAGTTGAAAAAGAAGATACCATTCAACTTGAATTTCTTGATCCTGAAAATAAAGTGATTCGATCTTTTTCAAATTATCCAAATAGTGATGAAGGCAAACTTGAAGTAAAAAAGGGAACTAATTTATTTGTTTGGGATATGAAATATCCAAAAGCAGATGATTTTGAAGGATTACTGCTTTGGTGGGGAACTTTAGAAGGTCCTATGGCACCTCCGGGAACCTATGGTGTTCAAATAAAGAAAAACGGGAAAGCTTACGGATTTACACAAAAGTTTGACATCATCAGGGATCCAAGAAGTGAAGGAACCGATCAAGATTTGAGAGATAAATTCAAGTTTTTACTAGGCATAAGAAACAAACTTGATGAAACTCACAAAGTCATTAAGCATATGCGTTTGATCAAACAGCAAATTGCTAAAATGAATGAGTTGGTTGGTGATGACAAGTCAAAAGAAGATGTAATTCAAAAAGGCAATGACCTGGAAAATATTTTAACAGAAATTGAAGGGCAATTGTATCAAACTAAGCTAAAGAGTAATCAGGATATGTTGAATTATCCAATTATGCTGAATAATAAATTGGCGCACATTGCTTCACTGGCCAAAATGAGCAATGACAGACCTACGGAACAAATGTATGCTGTTGCCAAAGAGTTAACTGATCAAATTGACTTACTGCTAAAAGAATGGTATAAAATATTGAATGAAGAAATTCCTGCGTATAATGCGTTAATCAGATCAAAAGAGATTAATGTAATTGGAATTCCTAAAGAGAAGTAGATTACTCAAATCTCTTCTCAATATTTCTGATAAATGCTTTTCCACCGGCAATTTTGGGTTCAATATATGAAACTCTTGTACCCATTGGCATGGTGTTATATGGATCTACCCATTCAACCCACCAGCTTTTATTCTTGATTTTGAAATTTTTAGTGTTTTGTTCTGTTATTTCAATTCCATCTCTGGAAATACCGGTAACTACACCATATTTAAATTTGAAATTTGCCATAATAAAAAATTAACAGGCCACTTTAACATGAAAGTGGCCCATAACATTATTTCTTTTTACCAACTTCTTTTACGATTACTCTTCCGTTTGGCAAACCAATTTTTAAAAAAGTTACCACATCTCCTACTCTAAATTCAATTTGAGCTCCCCTTTGTTCAAAAGGATGTCTTGGATCTGTAGGTTCAATTGGACCAGTTACTGATTCTACAACAGCTCCTGTGTCTGCATCATAAATATCCGATACTCTACCTTCTTTGTATTCTCTTACTACTGACATAATTTAATTTGATTAGTTCAGCTCTAAAATAAAAATTATTATGAATAATCAGATGAGCATCAAACTGTTTAGAATAATAGTTTGATAAAATCAGTGGAAATACTCGGTTAAATTAAGTCGTTCGTCGAAAAAACACTTTTTTCAATTATTATTACTGCTGTTTACCCCATCAAAATTTATATATTTTCGTTCCCATGAAATCTCTTTGGTGTTATATATTCCTTTTTGCGTCAAGCATTTGTCTTGGACAAGATTTAGACAAAGACAGTTTAAGAGAACTAATCAATGCCTATCCTGAGAATGACACCAATAAAATCAATAACATTCTGCATTTAGCTAAAGCTTTAGAATTTGATGCGCCAGATCAATATAAAGAGCTTTTAAAGGATGCATATGATCAATCCAAAGCGGGCAAACATCCAAGACAATTAGTTTCTACTGCAAATTTGTTGAGTATTGAACTTTATTATCAAGGACAATATGATCAGTGCGAAGCAATGCTTTATGAAGCCATTGATGTAGCTCAGAAAAATAATCTCACCAAGAGCTTAGCAATGTTATTGACGGATTTAGGTCAAATTGAAGATGCCTTAGGAAAAGATAAATTATCCCTTGAACACACTTTAGAAGCCATTGATATTCTAGAAAAATCTGAAGATTATGTTTCCTTAACAGGTGCATACAACAACTTAGCTTCATTCTACTATTATCGTGATAAAAATGAAGAAGCCTTGTCTTATTATTTAAAAGCAAAAGATCTGCTGATTAACCATTTGGCCCAGGAAGAACACTATTCTGATTGGGCAGTAACAGAGGCAAATATTGGTTGGTGCAACTATTATATGGGAGACCTAACAACAGCTATTCAACAATTAAAAAGAGCGGTTGATATCCACACAAAATACAATTATTATTCACCTTCATCAGGAAATGCAAGAGCTAATTTGGCTTCCTTATATGTTGAGGCCGGTGAATATGATTTAGCAGAAATACATGCTAAAGATGGATTAGATATTTGTCAAGAAGTTGAATATCCAGAGGGTATTGGAAATTCATTTTTCGTACTTGGTGAAATTGCATATGCCCAAAATTTGTATAGTAAAGCAGCTAATTCATTTATGAAATCACTTGAAATTTCAGACAGTTTGGGTGACTTATATGAACAAACGAAAAGGTCTGAAATGATAGCTAAATGTTATAGTAAAAATGGGAATTATCAATTGGCATATTCTTTCATTTCTCTTGCAAAACAATACAATGACAGCTTAAATAAAATTGAATCGGACGCTGCATTTGAAGATGCCATTACAAAATACGAGGCAGATAAAAAAGAGGCTGAAAATGCCTTGTTGCAAAAACAAGCAGAATTAAAAGATATTCAAATTGAACAAGAAAGAATTGAAACTAAAAGCGAAAAAGAAAGACAATTTTTAATAGGTGGAGGTATCGGATTCACTTTGTTGGTGAGTTTGTTTTTCATGATCAACAGAAATAGACTCAAAACCAGAACAAATAAGCAATTAGCCTTGCAAAGAGATGAGATTATTGAGCAAAAAAAGGAAATTACAGACAGCATCACTTACGCCAAAAGGATTCAAGCCTCATTTTTACCGGCAGAAAAAGACTTTGATGAACACTTCAGTGAATCATTTTTAATGTATGAACCTAAAGACATTGTAGCTGGAGATTTCTATATCCTGGAAGAAGTAGGTGATTATGTATTTTTCTCTGTTGCAGACTGTACTGGTCATGGAGTACCCGGAGCAATGGTTTCTATTGTATGCTCTAATGCAATAAGAAAAGTTTTGCACGAATTAAACATTACTGATCCGGGAGAAGTTTTAAATCACACCAGAGATATTGTAATCAATCAATTTGAAAGAAAAGGCCACACAGTTAATGACGGAATGGATATTTCATTTTGCAGATTTGACAAAAAGAACATGGAAATTAAATGGGCCGGCGCCAACAATGATTTGCTTTATGTTAGAAATGGTTCTGATCAAATGGAAGAAATCAAACCTAACAAACAGCCTATTGGGGGCTATGTTACTACCGATTCTTTTACTACTCATTCATTAAAAGTTCAAAAAGGCGACATGATTTTTATGACCTCAGATGGATATCCTGACCAGTTTGGTGGACCGAGAGGTAAAAAATATAAATATCAAAGATTTAAAGATCTATTATTAGCCAATAGCCAACACAATATGAAGCAGCAAAAATCACTCCTATCTACCGAGTTTTTTGAGTGGAAACAAGGTATGGAACAAATAGATGACGTTTGTGTAATGGGTGTTAAAATATAATTTTGATTATTTTTTAGTCTTTTTATTGATTAATTTATAATCTTTTCATAGATTTGTTTCTGCAGTAACTCGCCTGCGCATTAATTCATTAAAATTTTATTTATGTTAATTAAAACGTATGGATGTGCTGTATACGGCATTGAGGCGATTCCAATTACTGTAGAAACCAATATTGGTAGAGGCATCAATTTTCACATGGTAGGATTACCTGATAGTGCGGTAAAGGAAAGTCACAAAAGAATTAAAGCTGCTTTTTCTAATGCAGAATTCAAATACCCAGGAAAAGAAATTACAGTAAATCTTGCTCCGGCTGATATTAGAAAAGAAGGTTCTGCCTATGACCTAACAATTGCCGTGGGAATATTGGCAGCTTCAGATCAAATCAATTCTGAAGAGGTTGAGAATTATCTCATCATGGGTGAATTATCACTGGAAGGGAGTTTAAGGCCAATAAAAGGAGCTTTACCCATAGCCATTAAAGCCAAAGAATTGGGTTTTAAGGGATTTATTTTACCCAAACAAAATGAAAATGAAGTAAGCATTGTTGAAGGGATTGACGTATTTGGAATTGATCATATCAAAGAGCTGGTAGATTATTTCAATGGCGATACAAAACTTACTCCTGCAGTTTATAAACCCTCCTTAAATGAAGAAGATTTTAACACCCAACAATTAGATTTTTCAGATGTAAAAGGACAGGAAAATGTCAAACGGGCATTGGAAATTGCTGCGGCAGGTGGTCATAATATTTTATTAGTAGGACCTCCAGGATCAGGTAAAACTATGTTAGCTAAAAGATTACCCTCTATCCTACCTCCATTAACAATTGATGAGGCATTGGAAACTACCAAAATTCATTCAGTTGCAGGTTTAATTTCTTCTAACGCAGGTTTAATGCAAAATAGACCATTTAGATCACCTCATCATACCGTAAGTGATGTAGCATTAGTAGGAGGAGGATCAAATCCGAAACCGGGAGAAATATCATTGGCACATAATGGGATTCTCTTTCTAGATGAACTTCCTGAATATAAAAGACAAGTTTTAGAGGTGATGAGACAACCTTTGGAGGATAGAATTGTCACAATTTCAAGAGCTAAAATGACCGTAGAATATCCTTCCGGATTTATGTTAGTTGCTTCAATGAATCCTTCTCCTTCCGGTAATTTTTATGATCCTAATGATCCCAATTCAGATCCGGAATTTATCGTAAAAAGATACTTAAACAAAGTCTCGGGTCCCTTGATGGACAGAATTGATTTACACATAGAAGTTCCTGCAGTAAAATTTGATGAATTGTCTGATGAAAGAAAAGGTGAAAATAGTGTTGTAATAAGAAAAAGAGTAGTGGCTGCCAGAGAACTACAAGCATTGAGACTAAAAGAAATGAAAGGCATCCACTACAACGCCCAACTATCAGCTAAAATGATTGAAAAATATTGTAAGATAGACACGCAGGGTAAACAACTGATCAAAACTGCAATGGAAAAACTTGGGTTTTCCGCAAGATCCTATGCCAGAATTTTAAAAGTTTCAAGAACAATAGCAGATTTGGATAGAAGTGATAAAATTAAAGCCAATCATATTGCTGAAGCTATAAGTTTCAGAAGTTTAGATAGAGACGGCTGGTTAAACTAATATTTGCGTTGCTTTAAAATGTTTTGTAAATTATGAGACAATACCTTTAACCAAATTATCGTTAATAAGTCTTTAATAGATTTACCCGTTCATTTTCCAGAATTTATATATTTACCACAAAACCACCTACTATGGAAAAGAGATGTTTGCTTGTACCGCATGATTTTACTACAGTTGCGGATAATGCGTTAAAATATGCCATGAATTTAGCTGCCGGTATGGACGCAAATGTTGCTCTTTTGCACGTTGTAAAAGATGCAAAAGCAGAATCAAAAGCTAAAGCAGAATTTGAAAAAATTATTAGTGGAGTAAAAGATAAACCTGCTGGTGTTGAATTAAGCTATCACATCAAATCAGGTTCAATATTTACAGATATTGCCAGTACTGCTTCTGAATTGAAAGCATCTCTTATTATCATGGGAACTCACGGTTCCAAAGGTTTACAGCAAAAAATGTTTGGTAGTTTCGCGCTTAAAGTAATTACTTCAACACATGTTCCTTTCTTGGTGGTTCAGGATCAATTCACAGGAATGGATTTAAGCAAAATTGTAGTTCCCTTGGATGAAACTCAAGAGAGCTTGCAAATTGAGCAAGTTACTGCAGGTTTAGCTGAAATGTTTAAGTCTGAAGTTCATGTATTGACAGAAAAGAAAGTTGATGCCAACCTTAAACTAAAAGTAGCTGTCCATAGTGGTCTTATATCTAAACAGTTAAAAGAAGCAGGTATCGCTTATCATACAGAAGTCTTACCTAAGGACAAAGGGTACTCATCTGACATTGTTACTTATGCAACTAAAGCAGGAGCAAATTTAATTGCTTTCGCATATCACAGTGACAGCTTATTGCCACAATTTGATTCATTTGCTCAGAACATTATCACCAATAAACAAGGTGTTCCTGTTCTTGTTGTGAACTCAAAAGAAGCAGGTAATTACTTCTTCTAAATTTTTAACAGAAAGTCATTTTTTTAAAATTTCTTGCTAAATTAAAGCAGGATTACACACGTTTTTACACCTTTTAATTATCTATTAGGCTGTAATACAACTATTTGTTTTTTTAACTCAAAATTGACTTTCTATGAGAATACTCTCTACACTCTGCTTATCTCTATTTTCTTTTGCAGTATTTGGTCAAATCAATTTTAATTCCACAAATGGTTTTACACCAAACCTGGGACAAATTGCCAATGAAAAATACGAAGTACTGGATAGCATAGATTTCAAGCTAGAAACCCCTGGAGCAAATGCTTATTTTACTCCATCCGGAATTGTTTATCACTTTTATAGATCATTTGACAAAGACAAGTCTTCTTACACAAAAGAAGAACAAGCTGCATATGACAGAGGTGATTTTAATGAAATTGGTAAAAACATCTATTTCTACAGATTAGATTTTAGATTGATTAATTCCAATGCGGAAGCAAAAGCTGAAAGCGGAACCCCTCTAAGATCTTTTTCAAACTATTACTTGCCTCATTGCCCTGATGGAATAATCAACGTTCCATCTTATGATGTAATCACTTACAAAGAAGTTTACCCAAATATTGATTTAACCTACAAGTTCATTGATGGTCAATTGAAATATGAATTCATTGTTCATCCCGGTGGAAATGTCTCAGACATCCAATTCACTTATGGCGGTGCAAATGATTTATCACTTAATGAAGGTGCTTTGAATGTCGCCAATGATTTTGGTCCCTTTAAAGACAACGAACCGGTTACTTTTTATCAAGGTGAAGAAACGATTGTCAAAAGTGAATTTGAATTGACAGAAAAAGCTGTCAACTTTAAAATTGATGATTACGATCAAACTAAAACACTTGTGATTGACCCTACTGTTACTTGGGCAACGTATTTTGCTAATGGTGGAGGTTCAGATTTTCACTGTAACGGGGCTTATGATTCTGCAGAGAATATGTATATCGCTTATTCAACTTACTCAGCTGCATGGCCAGTAGTTAATGCAGGAAGCGGTCAATACTTTGACGGAACAAAAGACGGAATATCTGACCTTGTTATATTAAGATTTAACAGTGATCACTCATTACAATGGGCTACTTATTATGGTGGCGATCAAGGAGATTATTTGTGCGGAACAGGAGGTGACTACGGTAAAACTATTGATGTTGATGACAATGATGGAATTTATCTGGGAGGATATGCTAACAGCAACCCTACATCATTCCCTACACAGTCATCCGGAGTTGGTGGAGCTTGGTACCAAGATGATTCCAATCTAAAAGGTGGAGATAATTCATTTATCATTAAGTTCAATCAAAATGGTGTTAGACAATGGGGAACCTTGTATCAACATACCAATGCAGCAACAGGTGGTGCAGGTATTAGAATAAACGGAATCAAATGTAACGGAACTAAAGTTTATTTCACTGGGCAAACATATCAGTTCAGTGGATATGACATTCCGCTAGTTACCCTTTCAGGAGCTTATAACAACTCAACATTTGTTGGAAGTCAGGATATCTTTTTAGGAAGATTCAATTCAAACTGTGTCTTGGAATGGAGTACTTATTTTAATAGTGGTAATACTTCAGCCGGTGGATACAGACAAGGATCTGACCTTACCTTTGACGCATCCGGAAACATGATTCTAGTTGGTCAAGCATCAAGTGACCCGGCATCTCCATATTTGTTAAACCCTGGTGGAGGAGCATATTTTAGCAATACGATCTCAGGAGGAATTGATGAATATATTGCCAAATTCAATACTTCAATGCAGCCTACATGGGCCACTATTATTGGTGGAACAGATTTAGACAGAGTTTCTGAAGTTTCAACAGACCCTTCAGGAAATATTCTAGTGGCTAGTAGAATGGCAAGAGCTGGTTGGCCAACTGCCAATCCCGGAGGAGGAGCATTTTTCTTAGGAGCCTTGCAATCCGGAGGTACAGATGGATTCATTAAAAAATTCAGTTCGACAGGTGTCTACACTTGGGGAACATACGTTGCAGGTACAACAGCAGATGCTTCAATTACCGGTATCGCAGCTGATAACAGTGGAAATATTTATGCCATAGGATACACATCTGCAACTGACTTCCCTACTCAAACTTTATCAGGTTCTTATAATCAAGGAACCAATGCAGGATCAGGTGATCTTGTTTTGATGAGATTTACATCTGGAGGCGTTAACGAATGGTCAACTTATTACGGTGGATCTAACAATGAATCTTGTTATGGTAGAAAAATTGAACCGGCAACCATTGCCAATTCTTGTGGTTACCAACAGTTCTTTTCACCTACTACTACAAGTATCAACTTCCCAACTACAAATCCCGGAGGTGGAGCACTTTATGAAAGTACTTTAACCGGATCTTCATCAAACACAATATTACTAATTGAAGAATCTGCAGGATCTTCTGCTACTGCTCCTAGTTCTATTTCAGGAACAACAACAGTATGTAGCGGAAGTTCAACCATTTTAACACAGGTTGGTGGTTCATTGGGAACTGGAGACAATTATTACTGGTACAGTGGAAGCTGTGGAGGAACACCTGTAGGTACAGGACCTTCAGTTTCTGTTTCTCCAACATCAAATACAACATATTATGTAAGAGTAGAAGGACCTTGTGGAATAACTTCTTGTGTTAGTACTTCAGTAACTGTTAATTCAAATTCAACAGCAGCTACAGGTATCAATGCTACCAACAATCCAATTTGTTCAGGAAGCAGTACTACTCTATCAGTTTCAGGTGGATCTTTAGGAACAGGCGCCAACTGGCAATGGTACTCAGGGTCATGCGGTGGCACATCTGTTGGCTCAGGAACCAGTGTTGCTGTCAGTCCAACTACGACAACCACTTATTATGTGAGAGCAGAAGGAACTTGTAACACTACTTCGTGTCAATCAATCACGATTAACGTAAACTCAAATTCAACTGCTCCTACCAGCATTAATGCTTCACAATCTACCATCTGTGAAGGAAGCAGTACCAACTTAACAGTGAGTGGTGGTTCTTTGGGAACAGGAGCTAACTGGGAATGGTATTCAGGATCATGTGGAGGAACATCTGTAGGATCAGGAAACAGTGTAAGTGTTAGTCCAACTTCTACTACAACATATTACGTTCGTGCAGAAGGAACTTGTAACACAACTACATGTGTCTCTGTTACCGTAACTGTTAACGCCATTCCGTCTGCATCAATTACCAGTAGTTCAGCAGCCATCTGCGAAGGCGCTACTTTAAATTTAACTGGTACTCCAGCCGGAGGAACCTGGTCTGTAACCAGTGGTCCTGGAACAATTGCAACGGATGTACTAACAGCAACCGGAGCAGGAACCATTAATCTTGAATATGCTGTTACGCAATCGGGATGTACAGGTACAGACACTCAATCGATCACAGTAAATGCTTCATCAGATGGTTCATGGACCTCTCCTGGAACAGTTTGTGAAGGTGGAGGAACAATTGACCTAAACACTTTAATCACAGGTGATACTGGAGGAAGTTGGAGTGGAACAGGAGTAACAGGTACAACTTTTGATCCAAGTGGATTAACAGGATCTACAGTTTCAATTACTTATGATGTTGGATCTACTTGTCCGGCTTCAGTTTCTCAGGACATTACAGTTGAATCATCTGTTACAGCTACCTGGACACAACCTTCTGCACTTTGTGAAAGTGATGTGCCATTGGATTTAACTACTTTGATTACAGGAAGTACTGGTGGAAACTGGAGTGGTACAGGTGTAAGCGGAAACACTTTTGATCCAAGTGGATTATCAGGAATGATTTCTGTTACATATTCTGTAGGAAGTGGTAGCTGTTCAGACATGTTAACGCAAGACATTGAAGTATTGACAGCTCCTACAGTTCCTACTTTTGAAGCCAATGACAGTACAGTTTGTGCCGGAACAACGGTAACTCTTACAGGTTCTGGAGGTGGAGCAGCAGCATACAATGTATATGATGCAGCAACTGGCGGAAATTTATTAGGAAGTTCTCCTTTAGATGTAACGCCTGGAACAACCACCACATATTATTTGATTTCAGAAGGTGCTAACGGATGTGCCAACATTGGTGGAGCACAAGCTTTAACTATCAATGTTAATGCACTTCCTTCATTGGCAGTATCGGCAGATGAAAACATTTGTGCAGGTGAATCAGTTACTTTAACGGCAACCGGTTCAGGAACCTTATTGTGGTCTACAACTGCCACAACAAACAGCATAGATGTTTCGCCAACTGCAACAACAACATATACTGTTGATTTAACTGATGGAAATGGATGTACAACTTCAGGATCTATTACTGTGAATGTACAAAGTTCTTCTACTGTAGATGCACAAGATGACGTTGCATCAACTGCAGTTGGAGCTTTAGTCAACATTGATGTTACTGCAAATGATAATGGTGATCCAAATACTGTAGT
It contains:
- a CDS encoding gliding motility-associated C-terminal domain-containing protein, whose protein sequence is MRILSTLCLSLFSFAVFGQINFNSTNGFTPNLGQIANEKYEVLDSIDFKLETPGANAYFTPSGIVYHFYRSFDKDKSSYTKEEQAAYDRGDFNEIGKNIYFYRLDFRLINSNAEAKAESGTPLRSFSNYYLPHCPDGIINVPSYDVITYKEVYPNIDLTYKFIDGQLKYEFIVHPGGNVSDIQFTYGGANDLSLNEGALNVANDFGPFKDNEPVTFYQGEETIVKSEFELTEKAVNFKIDDYDQTKTLVIDPTVTWATYFANGGGSDFHCNGAYDSAENMYIAYSTYSAAWPVVNAGSGQYFDGTKDGISDLVILRFNSDHSLQWATYYGGDQGDYLCGTGGDYGKTIDVDDNDGIYLGGYANSNPTSFPTQSSGVGGAWYQDDSNLKGGDNSFIIKFNQNGVRQWGTLYQHTNAATGGAGIRINGIKCNGTKVYFTGQTYQFSGYDIPLVTLSGAYNNSTFVGSQDIFLGRFNSNCVLEWSTYFNSGNTSAGGYRQGSDLTFDASGNMILVGQASSDPASPYLLNPGGGAYFSNTISGGIDEYIAKFNTSMQPTWATIIGGTDLDRVSEVSTDPSGNILVASRMARAGWPTANPGGGAFFLGALQSGGTDGFIKKFSSTGVYTWGTYVAGTTADASITGIAADNSGNIYAIGYTSATDFPTQTLSGSYNQGTNAGSGDLVLMRFTSGGVNEWSTYYGGSNNESCYGRKIEPATIANSCGYQQFFSPTTTSINFPTTNPGGGALYESTLTGSSSNTILLIEESAGSSATAPSSISGTTTVCSGSSTILTQVGGSLGTGDNYYWYSGSCGGTPVGTGPSVSVSPTSNTTYYVRVEGPCGITSCVSTSVTVNSNSTAATGINATNNPICSGSSTTLSVSGGSLGTGANWQWYSGSCGGTSVGSGTSVAVSPTTTTTYYVRAEGTCNTTSCQSITINVNSNSTAPTSINASQSTICEGSSTNLTVSGGSLGTGANWEWYSGSCGGTSVGSGNSVSVSPTSTTTYYVRAEGTCNTTTCVSVTVTVNAIPSASITSSSAAICEGATLNLTGTPAGGTWSVTSGPGTIATDVLTATGAGTINLEYAVTQSGCTGTDTQSITVNASSDGSWTSPGTVCEGGGTIDLNTLITGDTGGSWSGTGVTGTTFDPSGLTGSTVSITYDVGSTCPASVSQDITVESSVTATWTQPSALCESDVPLDLTTLITGSTGGNWSGTGVSGNTFDPSGLSGMISVTYSVGSGSCSDMLTQDIEVLTAPTVPTFEANDSTVCAGTTVTLTGSGGGAAAYNVYDAATGGNLLGSSPLDVTPGTTTTYYLISEGANGCANIGGAQALTINVNALPSLAVSADENICAGESVTLTATGSGTLLWSTTATTNSIDVSPTATTTYTVDLTDGNGCTTSGSITVNVQSSSTVDAQDDVASTAVGALVNIDVTANDNGDPNTVVIIQNASNGVGSVQNDGTIDYLPFGGYVGEDSIVYAICDVFCSSICDTAVVRISISDEVELTVPGGFSPNGDGTNEIFIIEGLEAYPNNELTIFNRWGDIIYTAAPYNNNWSGQAEGKRTISGDEVVTGTYFYILKLDDTMEPLHGSIEIKK